In one window of Sphingomonas sp. BGYR3 DNA:
- a CDS encoding DUF6491 family protein — MRSAAVFPLVAGLVMLAGCAPQAGPQSAGKGAGADAGKQCFFISQITSFNPVSPDRVIVNFAQYESWELELAPGCPDVDWTLQIGVDARGRTRVCNGNEIALTVPYPGTGARRCPVRSFRKLSDEEAAAARGQTPRN; from the coding sequence ATGCGCAGTGCAGCCGTCTTTCCCCTGGTCGCCGGGCTGGTCATGCTGGCGGGATGCGCGCCGCAGGCCGGGCCGCAGAGCGCGGGCAAAGGCGCGGGGGCGGATGCGGGCAAGCAGTGTTTCTTCATCAGCCAGATCACCAGTTTCAATCCCGTTTCGCCCGACCGGGTGATCGTCAATTTCGCGCAATATGAAAGCTGGGAACTGGAACTGGCGCCCGGATGTCCGGACGTCGATTGGACGTTGCAGATCGGTGTCGATGCGCGCGGGCGGACGCGGGTGTGCAATGGCAACGAGATTGCGCTGACCGTCCCATATCCCGGAACGGGCGCACGGCGTTGCCCGGTGCGGTCGTTCCGCAAGCTGTCGGACGAAGAGGCGGCAGCGGCCCGGGGCCAGACGCCGCGCAATTGA